One segment of Brassica napus cultivar Da-Ae chromosome C3, Da-Ae, whole genome shotgun sequence DNA contains the following:
- the LOC106388708 gene encoding mediator of RNA polymerase II transcription subunit 12-like isoform X1, which produces MQRYHPANCTSAVNNTAMGARDSGRADSSSIGNYSLNSRRPPPLTPYKLRCEKDGLNSRLGPPDFHTPTSSSPEENLTKEYIQFGYKETVDGLKEADEIILTQVHTFSKPVVLKCKESVRKCFRAINESRALKRKAGQVYGVPLSGSLLGKPGFPEQKSCGEETKKKWIESLSQQHKRLRSLADNIPGYRRKTLFEVLIRNNVPLLRATWFIKVTYLNQVRPSTAAISSGTPDKTQNSRCEQWTKDVIEYLQYLLDELLSRNSSYPSQQTRDRSPQMLYAGSMQKISPASSSLYGEETSLHFKWWYMVRLLQWHHAEGLLFPYLIVDWVLRLLQEKDVFEILLLLLPIVYVFLESIVLSQTYVQSLVAIAVRFIEEPAPGGSDLVDNSRRAYTLSALVEMVRYLVLAAPDTFVSSNCLPLPPSIAACGPNDVSYASKAYENLEKLRSNSSEISTQFQGRGVDSRFGFLSFDYTISTIQRSADDLAKIASAGYPQHNVAKAVQALDKALSDGDIRAAYSYLFEDLCNGAVDETWIAEVSPCLRSSLRWIGAISTSFVCSAFFLIEWATCDFRDFRAGVPKDIKFSGRKDCSQVYLVIQLLKQKILGGEFAARKGKNHRSNSLGVSKPSSSMDAFESPGPLHDIIVCWIDQHEVHRGGAKRLQLLVFELIRSGIFNPLAYVRQLIFSGMIDMIQSAADPERRIRHHRILKQLPGWFVYDTLEEAQLLGGDKLEEAVRIYSNERRLLLRELLVNADQKSKKNSTFLPSVDLPRTFNAMADNQELRKHTKRSKDIRELKERIAALLQFPDVSCGVKNSVRDEFQSSVKESSGSVYSKMDHLESTPGCEDCRRAKRKKMNDEKSSCYQGSSPIALDEEDNWWIKKGFKTVEPSLKVDPLMELTKQVPRGRQKMVRKTQSLAQLQAARIEGSQGASTSHVCDNKVSCPHHGPGVEGENHKVVDVFRTSTSVDIVSVGNSLKQLQFVDKRSVAVWLVNVVRQLVEESEKSSVRVGQFNKGAPVEEKNTVRWKLGADELSSILFLMDLSRDLVSVVKFLFWLLPRAKSSPSFSVQGGRNLVIMPRNVENNVCEVGEAILVSSLRRYENILFSADLVPEAMTALMARAASLMSSNGKISGSAALVYARYILNGYGNLPSVVEWHNNFKATCEKRLLSELDHTRSGNGEYEIPLNVPAGVDNADDYLRKKISSSGTRLSRVGLNMREVVQRHVEETTHYLRKLIGTDTMKASLAEKNDDGYQVAQQIVVGLMDCIRQTGGAAQEGDPSLVSSAVSAIINSVSNSMARILDFSVGNVHQNRPSGVGSSNIARHILQIHITCLCLLKEALGERQSRVFEIALATESSTALAGAFAPAKGSRGQHQLSPESYDSIANNTNDIPNGTGKVALSKATKVTAAVSALVIGAITHGVITLERIVGLLRLRECLDFVQFVRRTKSSSNGSARSVGASKVDNSIEVYVHWFRLLVGNCKTVSEGMVLELVGESSVVAVSRMQRMLPLKLVFPPAYSIIAFVLWRPLLSSGNSNSSVHEDTHRLYQSLTVAFHDVIKHLPFRDVCFRDTQGLYELIVADSTDAEFAAVLELNGMDMHLKSVAFAPLRARLFLNSVIDCKVPSSGYSHEALSESKKRHQGNGTKLVDKLVSVLDCLQPAKFHWQWVELRLLLNEQALTEKLENHDMPLTDAIRSSCPTSEKPEASENEKNFIQILLTRLLVRPDAVPLFSEVVHLFGRSVEDSMLKQAEWFLAGPDVLLGRKTIRQKLIIVGESKGLPTKPQFWKPWGWCSNSSFDPITANKAGKKRKLESTSMEEGEVIEEGLGSKKLLFDENSPSVGYGITTERAFVQLVLPCIDQSSDESRSIFVNELVRQFSNIEQQLSSVTIRSITNNKQMGTASSGSEVSSNKGSTRKGLRGGSPSLARRSSINTTDTAPPPSPAALRASMSLRLQFLLRLLPVICREPSFRNTRHTLASTIVRLLGSRVVYEDSAACSPRSDVSKAETESTRDPSSMADLSSDVLFDRLLFVLHGLLSNHQPNWLKPRSSSNESSKDFTLFDRDAAESLQNELARMQLPDTIRWRIQAAMPILLPSLRCSLSCQPHSVPPTALTLVQPSGSAAAAGLNQRNSLATPKTVTAGQGKLKQNMLSPCQQQEADNTDVVDPWTLLEDGTSSGQSSSNASNSSDMGNLRATCWLKGAVRVRRTDLTYIGSVDEDS; this is translated from the exons ATGCAAAGGTATCATCCTGCCAACTGCACTAGTGCAGTCAACAATACCGCTATGGGTGCTAGGGACTCTGGACGAGCTGATTCTTCTTCCATTGGAAACTACTCGCTTAACTCAAG GAGGCCACCGCCATTGACGCCCTACAAGTTGAGGTGTGAAAAGGACGGTCTGAATTCCCG ACTAGGACCGCCTGATTTTCATACTCCAACATCAAGTTCCCCCGAAGAAAATCTTACCAAAGAGTATATTCAGTTTGGATACAAGGAAACTGTTGATGGACTTAAG GAAGCGGACGAGATTATATTGACCCAGGTCCATACTTTTTCAAAGCCTGTTGTCCTAAAGTGCAAAGAG TCTGTCAGAAAGTGTTTTAGAGCTATCAATGAGTCTCGTGCACTGAAGCGCAAG GCTGGTCAGGTCTATGGGGTGCCTCTCTCTGGTTCACTTCTCGGTAAGCCTGGATTCCCAGAACAAAAATCATGTGGGGAGGAGACAAAGAAAAAATGGATTGAG AGTCTATCACAACAGCACAAGCGTTTGCGCTCTTTGGCTGATAACATTCCTGGATATAGGAGAAAAACCTTATTTGAAGTCCTCATAAGGAACAATGTCCCATTACTGAGAGCTACTTGGTTCATAAAAGTGACTTATCTTAATCAG GTGCGACCTAGCACTGCGGCTATTTCTTCAGGAACACCTGACAAGACACAAAATTCTCGGTGTGAGCAATGGACAAAAGATGTTATTGAATATTTGCAATACCTCTTGGATGAACTTTTGTCACGGAATAGTTCGTATCCTTCTCAGCAAACTAGAGATAGGTCGCCACAGATGCTTTATGCAGGATCAATGCAAAAGATTAGTCCAGCATCGTCAAGTCTTTACGGGGAGGAAACATCTCTGCATTTTAAATGGTGGTATATGGTGCGTCTTCTACAGTGGCACCATGCTGAAGGCCTCCTTTTTCCTTATCTCATTGTTGATTGGGTTCTCAGGCTCTTACAG GAAAAAGATGTCTTTGAAATTTTGCTGTTGCTACTTCCCattgtatatgtttttttagaGAGCATTGTTCTCTCTCAGACATATGTACAAAGTCTTGTAGCTATTGCTGTCCGTTTCATCGAGGAACCTGCTCCTGGTGGATCCGATCTTGTTGATAACTCTCGGAGAGCTTATACTCTCTCTGCTTTAGTTGAGATGGTTCGCTATTTGGTACTGGCTGCACCCGACACATTTGTTTCTTCAAATTGCTTACCGCTACCTCCTTCCATCGCAGCATGTGGACCCAATGACGTGAGCTATGCATCAAAGGCATATGAGAATCTGGAAAAGTTGAGAAGTAATTCCTCAGAGATCTCTACCCAGTTTCAAGGGAGGGGAGTTGACTCTCGGTTTGGATTCCTTTCTTTTGATTACACCATTTCAACCATTCAAAGAAGTGCAGATGATTTGGCAAAGATAGCTAGCGCTGGTTATCCTCAGCATAACGTGGCTAAAGCTGTTCAGGCTTTGGATAAAGCTTTGTCGGACGGGGATATCAGAGCTGCTTACTCTTATCTCTTTGAAGACCTCTGCAATGGAGCCGTTGATGAGACCTGGATTGCTGAAGTCAGTCCATGCTTGAGATCATCCCTCAGATGGATTGGGGCTATCAGTACATCCTTCGTTTGCTCTGCTTTTTTCCTGATCGAATGGGCGACATGTGATTTTAGAGATTTCCGGGCTGGTGTGCCTAAAGATATCAAATTCTCTGGCAGAAAAGATTGTTCTCAGGTGTATTTAGTTATTCAGCTTCTGAAGCAGAAAATTCTGGGTGGAGAATTCGCAGCTCGCAAAGGAAAGAACCATCGCAGCAATTCTCTTGGTGTCTCTAAACCTAGCAGTTCGATGGATGCATTTGAAAGTCCAGGCCCGTTACATGATATCATAGTCTGTTGGATTGATCAGCATGAGGTACACAGGGGAGGAGCAAAGCGCTTGCAGTTACTCGTTTTTGAACTTATACGCTCTGGAATTTTTAATCCTTTAGCATACGTTAGACAACTTATATTTAGTGGGATGATTGATATGATTCAGTCTGCTGCTGATCCTGAGAGGAGAATAAGGCATCATCGCATATTAAAGCAGCTACCTGGGTGGTTTGTATATGATACTTTAGAGGAAGCACAGCTCTTAGGAGGAGATAAGCTTGAAGAGGCTGTGAGAATTTATTCAAATGAAAGGCGACTTCTTCTGCGAGAGTTGCTTGTTAATGCAGATCAGAAGTCAAAGAAAAATTCCACTTTCCTTCCGTCAGTTGATTTGCCAAGGACCTTTAACGCAATGGCCGATAATCAGGAACTTCGAAAACATACCAAGCGCAGTAAGGATATTAGAGAACTAAAGGAGCGCATAGCTGCTCTACTGCAGTTTCCAGATGTGTCCTGTGGTGTGAAAAATTCAGTGCGAGATGAATTTCAAAGTAGCGTTAAGGAATCAAGTGGATCTGTGTATAGCAAGATGGATCACCTAGAATCTACACCAGGGTGTGAAGACTGTAGaagagcaaaaagaaaaaaaatgaatgatgaAAAGAGCTCTTGCTATCAAGGGAGTTCACCAATTGCATTAGATGAAGAAGATAACTGGTGGATCAAGAAGGGGTTTAAAACTGTGGAGCCTTCTCTGAAGGTTGATCCTCTGATGGAGTTAACTAAACAAGTACCGAGGGGTAGGCAGAAGATGGTGCGCAAAACACAGTCGCTGGCTCAACTACAAGCTGCGAGGATTGAAGGTAGCCAGGGCGCTTCAACGAGTCATGTTTGTGATAACAAAGTAAGCTGCCCTCATCATGGCCCTGGAGTGGAAGGAGAAAACCATAAGGTGGTTGATGTGTTTAGAACTTCTACCTCTGTGGATATTGTATCTGTTGGAAACTCTTTGAAGCAGCTACAGTTTGTTGATAAGCGGTCTGTTGCAGTTTGGCTTGTAAATGTTGTTCGGCAACTTGTTGAAGAGTCCGAAAAGAGCAGTGTGAGAGTTGGGCAGTTCAATAAAGGTGCACCAgttgaagaaaaaaacacagTTAGGTGGAAGCTTGGGGCAGACGAGCTATCTTCCATATTATTTCTCATGGATCTCTCGCGTGACTTGGTTTCAGttgttaaatttcttttttggttATTACCAAGGGCCAAAAGTAGCCCAAGTTTTTCCGTTCAAGGTGGGAGAAACCTTGTAATTATGCCAAGGAATGTTGAAAACAACGTGTGTGAAGTAGGGGAGGCTATTCTAGTATCATCACTTAGGAG GTATGAAAACATTCTATTTTCAGCAGATCTTGTTCCCGAGGCCATGACAGCTTTGATGGCACGTGCCGCATCACTTATGTCGAGTAATGGAAAGATTTCTGGATCAGCAGCTTTAGTTTATGCTCGCTATATTTTGAATGGATATGGAAATCTTCCCAGTGTTGTGGAATGGCATAACAATTTCAAAGCAACATGTGAAAAGAGGCTTCTTTCTGAACTTGATCATACTCGATCAGGGAACGGTGAGTATGAAATCCCCCTTAACGTTCCAGCTGGAGTAGATAATGCAGACGACTATTTACGTAAAAAAATCAGCAGCAGTGGTACTCGTCTGTCAAGAGTGGGTTTGAATATGAGAGAGGTTGTGCAAAGACATGTTGAAGAGACGACTCATTATCTCAGAAAACTCATTGGTACTGATACAATGAAAGCATCACTTGCTGAGAAAAATGACGACGGGTATCAGGTGGCTCAACAAATTGTAGTTGGGCTAATGGACTGCATTAGACAGACTGGCGGTGCAGCGCAAGAGGGTGATCCTTCTTTGGTTTCTTCTGCGGTATCTGCGATCATTAACAGTGTAAGCAATTCCATGGCAAGAATTTTGGATTTCTCTGTGGGAAATGTTCATCAGAATCGTCCATCTGGCGTAGGTTCATCTAATATCGCACGTCACATTTTGCAAATCCATATAACCTGTCTGTGCCTTCTAAAGGAAGCTCTTGGAGAGCGTCAAAGTCGAGTGTTTGAAATAGCGCTCGCAACAGAAAGTTCCACTGCTCTTGCTGGAGCGTTTGCCCCTGCGAAGGGATCCCGGGGTCAGCATCAGCTATCTCCTGAATCCTATGATTCAATTGCGAACAACACGAATGATATCCCGAACGGTACTGGAAAAGTAGCGCTGAGCAAAGCAACAAAAGTTACTGCAGCTGTATCTGCACTTGTTATAGGTGCTATCACACATGGCGTTATAACCCTTGAGAGGATTGTTGGTCTGCTGAGACTAAGGGAGTGCTTAGATTTCGTTCAGTTTGTAAGGCGTACAAAATCGAGTTCTAATGGCAGTGCTAGGTCCGTGGGAGCCTCTAAAGTGGATAACTCTATTGAAGTTTATGTACATTGGTTCAGACTTCTTGTTGGTAACTGCAAAACTGTTTCGGAAGGGATGGTTTTGGAGCTTGTGGGAGAATCTTCCGTGGTGGCTGTATCACGTATGCAGCGCATGCTTCCGCTGAAATTGGTCTTCCCACCAGCCTATTCAATTATTGCCTTTGTTCTGTGGAGGCCTTTGCTTTCGAGTGGCAACTCTAACTCCAGCGTCCATGAAGATACTCACCGCCTTTATCAGTCTTTGACAGTGGCCTTTCATGATGTGATTAAGCACCTTCCTTTCCGAGATGTGTGCTTTAGAGACACCCAGGGACTTTATGAACTAATAGTTGCTGATTCCACAGATGCTGAGTTTGCGGCGGTACTTGAGCTGAATGGTATGGATATGCACTTAAAATCTGTGGCTTTTGCTCCTCTTCGTGCCCGTCTTTTCCTTAACTCCGTAATTGATTGTAAGGTGCCATCCTCTGGTTATTCCCACGAAGCACTTAGTGAATCGAAAAAACGACACCAGGGAAATGGAACAAAGCTTGTGGACAAGCTGGTGTCTGTATTAGATTGCCTGCAACCTGCAAAATTTCACTGGCAGTGGGTTGAACTCAGGTTGCTTCTAAACGAGCAAGCATTAACCGAGAAACTCGAAAATCACGATATGCCTTTGACAGATGCAATACGATCTTCCTGTCCTACCTCTGAGAAGCCTGAGGCCTCTGAGAATGAGAAAAATTTCATCCAAATCCTCCTCACAAGGTTATTGGTTAGACCTGATGCAGTACCACTTTTCTCGGAAGTGGTTCATCTCTTCGGTAGGTCGGTTGAGGATTCAATGTTGAAGCAAGCTGAATGGTTTCTAGCAGGTCCAGATGTTCTTCTTGGACGAAAAACAATCAGACAAAAACTGATTATAGTAGGAGAAAGCAAAGGACTTCCTACGAAACCTCAGTTCTGGAAACCTTGGGGTTGGTGCAGCAACTCCAGTTTCGATCCTATCACGGCAAACAAGGcaggaaagaaaagaaagttgGAAAGTACTTCTATGGAAGAAGGGGAAGTGATCGAGGAAGGGTTGGGTTCAAAAAAGTTATTATTTGATGAGAACAGTCCCAGTGTTGGATATGGGATTACAACTGAGAGGGCTTTTGTTCAGCTAGTGCTTCCATGCATAGATCAAAGCTCTGATGAATCTCGAAGTATCTTTGTGAATGAGTTGGTAAGACAGTTTAGCAATATTGAGCAGCAGTTAAGTTCAGTTACCATCCGCAGTATAACAAACAACAAACAGATGGGAACTGCTTCTTCTGGGTCTGAGGTTTCATCAAATAAAGGAAGTACTCGGAAGGGCCTTCGTGGTGGTAGCCCTAGCTTGGCAAGAAGATCCTCAATCAATACTACTGACACTGCGCCGCCACCTTCCCCTGCTGCTTTGAGAGCTTCTATGTCTTTGCGGTTGCAGTTTCTTCTAAGGTTACTGCCTGTCATCTGCAG GGAACCTTCGTTTAGGAACACGAGACATACACTTGCATCTACAATAGTTCGTCTGCTTGGAAGCCGAGTAGTTTATGAAGACTCTGCTGCATGTTCTCCTCGTAGTGACGTATCAAAGGCGGAGACAGAATCAACAAGAGATCCATCTTCCATGGCAGATCTTTCTAGTGATGTCTTATTTGACCGATTATTGTTTGTACTCCATGGGCTGTTAAGCAATCACCAGCCAAATTGGCTAAAGCCAAGGTCTTCTTCTAATGAATCATCCAAAGACTTTACCTTGTTTGATCGTGATGCAGCAGAGAGCTTACAG AATGAGCTTGCACGGATGCAGCTACCGGACACCATCAGATGGCGGATCCAAGCAGCGATGCCAATTCTCCTTCCTTCTCTACGTTGCTCTCTCTCGTGTCAGCCACATTCTGTTCCGCCAACCGCACTCACTCTTGTTCAACCCTCGGgatctgctgctgctgctgggCTCAATCAAAGAAACTCCCTTGCCACACCAAAAACTGTAACAGCAGGGCAAGGGAAGCTGAAGCAGAATATGTTGTCACCATGTCAACAGCAAGAAGCAGACAACACGGATGTGGTTGACCCATGGACGCTTTTGGAAGATGGGACAAGCTCAGGTCAATCAAGCAGCAACGCTTCAAACAGCAGCGACATGGGCAATCTTCGAGCCACATGTTGGTTAAAGGGTGCAGTGAGGGTCAGACGGACTGATCTGACATACATTGGTTCAGTGGACGAAGACAGCTGA